One window from the genome of Buchnera aphidicola (Macrosiphoniella sanborni) encodes:
- the rplT gene encoding 50S ribosomal protein L20 produces the protein MARVKRGVIAHARHKKILKQAKGYYGARSRIYRVACQAVIKAGQYAYRDRRQRKRQFRQLWITRINAAVRQSQMSYSQFIFGLKKASINIDRKILSDIAIFDIFSFNKLVDRAKQALL, from the coding sequence ATGGCTCGTGTAAAACGTGGTGTAATTGCTCATGCTCGTCATAAGAAAATCTTAAAGCAAGCAAAAGGTTACTATGGAGCGCGTTCACGCATTTATAGAGTTGCATGTCAAGCAGTAATTAAAGCTGGTCAATATGCTTATCGTGATAGACGACAAAGAAAAAGACAATTTCGTCAATTATGGATTACGCGTATTAATGCTGCTGTTCGTCAAAGTCAAATGTCTTATAGCCAATTTATTTTTGGTTTAAAAAAAGCTTCAATTAATATTGATCGAAAAATATTATCTGATATTGCTATATTTGATATTTTTTCATTTAATAAATTAGTAGACAGGGCAAAACAAGCTTTATTATAA
- the pheS gene encoding phenylalanine--tRNA ligase subunit alpha — MLNLQTLFKKIKIDIKKSTTIEELNKIRVQYLGKKGILTAYIKNLKTFSFLEKRQYSILINKKKQEIIDDIQKHSKYLTMLMLEKRIKQEKIDISLPGRRYDNGSFHPITKTIYDIETFFFKLGFESIYGPEIEDEYHNFDALNIPKNHPARNSHDTFWFDTNRLLRTQTSNMQIRIMKEEKPPMRFIFPGKVYRNDYDMTHTPMFHQIEGLIVDRKITFSNLKWMIYNFLYDFFGDKVSIRFRPSYFPFTVPSAEVDIFIKDDFIKPLEILGCGMVHPNVLKNVNINSSIYSACAFGIGVERMAMLRYKITDIRSFFENDIRFLNQFKYN, encoded by the coding sequence ATGTTAAATTTACAAACATTATTTAAAAAAATTAAAATAGATATAAAAAAATCAACAACTATTGAAGAATTGAATAAAATTAGGGTTCAATATTTAGGTAAAAAGGGAATTTTAACTGCTTATATAAAAAATTTAAAAACATTTTCTTTTTTGGAAAAAAGACAATATAGTATTTTGATTAATAAAAAAAAACAAGAAATAATTGATGATATTCAAAAACATAGCAAATATTTAACTATGTTAATGTTAGAAAAAAGAATTAAACAAGAAAAAATTGATATTTCTTTACCTGGTCGTCGTTATGATAATGGTAGTTTTCATCCTATTACAAAAACTATTTATGATATTGAAACATTTTTTTTTAAATTAGGTTTTGAATCGATTTATGGTCCTGAAATAGAAGATGAATATCATAATTTTGATGCTTTAAATATTCCTAAAAATCATCCAGCGCGCAATAGTCATGATACTTTTTGGTTTGATACTAATCGGTTATTAAGAACTCAAACTTCAAATATGCAAATTCGTATTATGAAAGAAGAAAAACCTCCCATGCGGTTTATTTTTCCTGGAAAGGTATACAGAAACGATTATGATATGACACATACACCTATGTTTCATCAAATTGAAGGTTTAATAGTTGATCGAAAGATTACTTTTTCTAATTTAAAATGGATGATATATAATTTTTTATATGATTTTTTTGGGGATAAAGTATCTATTAGATTTCGTCCATCTTATTTTCCCTTTACAGTACCTTCAGCAGAAGTAGATATTTTTATAAAAGATGATTTCATAAAACCATTAGAGATTTTGGGGTGTGGAATGGTTCATCCAAATGTATTGAAAAACGTTAATATTAATTCTAGTATATATTCTGCTTGTGCGTTTGGAATAGGTGTAGAAAGAATGGCAATGTTGCGTTATAAAATAACTGATATTCGGTCTTTTTTTGAAAATGATATCAGATTTTTAAATCAATTTAAATATAATTAG
- the pheT gene encoding phenylalanine--tRNA ligase subunit beta, with protein MKFSEKWLREWIDVKIDSNILYEQIANSGIEVEYIKNFKTQFSGVIVGKIVECISHSLSNELKNDLKIVKVDIGKKKLLNIVCRAWNCRNGIKVAVATIGAILKDKIIDTKTIQGELSEGMLCSFFELGVFLKNNTIIEFSQDIPIGINVNDYLRLEDNIIKTSITANRPDGLSILGISRNIAAMNNFKKLFLENISTSIHFHKKINIDIQAKQQCSNFLGRIINNINVNVDTPLWMKKKLFFSDMLSENIIINIINYVLIEIGQPLNIFNTDNIDDLIIVRMAENQEYLFLKDNIKIELNKNILVFSNKNEILSLPGNINSIFSEISKNTKNIFLSSCLINKESILDILKKIDSNTMLEYYHYGIDSSLQNYAIEYATQLILKICGGEAGVITHKNNNLFTHKNNSIRVYYKTLQKIIGISIKDITVSKILYNLDYKINTYKKYWDVIPPSWRFDILIEEDVINDVIRIYGYHNIFLNPLKEHINFHKKDKSSDYFLKKSAKLLINRGYYEVINYSFINPKIENLIFKNKENILISNPISQDMSCMRSSLWPGLLKNVSYNKNRQQQSIRIFERGLCFSINKKENLSIKQEIFLAALISGNHLKESWFITTRKADFYDLKGDLELILDEICELDDIEFRREKIFGLHPEQSASIYFQDDLVGKIGAIDPRLEKKLNVNSSTFLFEISLKHFSQIKKLKFQEISKFPTIRRDIAIIISEDTAVHDVIKTCKNFFITTTQIVEINLFDIYSYQASSNMKKSLGISFIFQNNQRTLKDNEINLMINNCIEVLEEKFQVILRK; from the coding sequence ATGAAATTCAGTGAAAAATGGCTGCGTGAATGGATTGATGTTAAAATTGATAGTAATATATTGTATGAACAAATTGCTAATTCTGGTATTGAAGTAGAATATATCAAAAATTTTAAAACACAATTTTCTGGTGTTATTGTTGGGAAAATTGTCGAATGCATATCTCACAGTTTATCAAATGAGCTTAAAAATGATCTGAAAATAGTAAAAGTAGATATAGGAAAAAAAAAGTTATTAAATATTGTATGTAGAGCATGGAATTGTCGTAATGGAATTAAAGTTGCAGTAGCTACTATTGGTGCTATTTTAAAAGATAAAATTATTGATACAAAAACAATTCAAGGGGAATTATCTGAAGGAATGTTATGTTCTTTTTTTGAATTAGGAGTATTTTTAAAAAATAATACAATTATTGAATTTTCTCAAGATATACCGATAGGTATAAATGTTAATGATTATCTGAGATTAGAAGATAATATCATTAAAACTTCTATTACTGCAAATCGTCCGGATGGATTGAGTATTTTAGGAATATCACGTAATATAGCAGCTATGAATAATTTTAAAAAATTATTTTTAGAAAATATATCAACATCTATTCATTTTCATAAAAAAATTAATATTGATATTCAAGCTAAACAGCAATGTTCAAATTTTTTAGGAAGAATAATAAATAATATTAATGTAAACGTCGATACTCCTTTATGGATGAAAAAAAAATTGTTTTTTTCTGATATGTTGTCTGAAAATATTATTATTAATATTATTAATTATGTATTAATTGAGATTGGCCAACCTTTAAATATATTCAATACAGATAATATAGATGATTTAATTATTGTTCGCATGGCAGAAAATCAAGAATATCTTTTTTTAAAAGATAATATAAAAATAGAATTAAATAAAAATATATTAGTTTTTTCTAATAAAAATGAAATATTGTCACTCCCCGGTAATATTAATTCTATTTTTTCTGAGATCAGTAAAAATACTAAAAATATCTTTCTAAGTTCGTGTTTGATAAATAAAGAATCAATATTAGATATTTTAAAGAAAATTGATTCTAATACAATGTTAGAATATTACCATTATGGTATTGATTCTTCACTTCAAAATTATGCTATTGAATATGCTACACAATTAATTTTAAAAATTTGTGGCGGTGAAGCTGGTGTAATTACTCATAAAAACAATAATTTATTTACACATAAAAATAATAGCATAAGAGTATATTATAAAACGTTACAGAAAATAATAGGAATATCTATTAAAGATATTACAGTTTCTAAAATTTTGTATAATCTTGATTATAAAATAAATACTTATAAAAAATATTGGGATGTAATTCCTCCTAGTTGGCGTTTTGATATATTAATTGAAGAAGATGTAATTAATGATGTAATACGAATATATGGATATCATAATATTTTTTTAAATCCATTGAAAGAACATATAAATTTTCATAAAAAAGATAAATCAAGTGATTATTTTTTGAAAAAATCTGCTAAATTATTGATTAATCGAGGATATTATGAGGTTATAAATTATAGTTTTATTAATCCTAAAATAGAAAATTTAATTTTTAAAAATAAAGAAAATATTTTAATATCTAATCCTATTTCACAAGATATGTCATGTATGCGTTCATCTTTATGGCCTGGTTTGCTAAAAAATGTTTCTTATAATAAAAATCGTCAGCAACAAAGTATTCGTATTTTTGAAAGAGGATTGTGTTTTTCAATTAATAAAAAAGAAAATCTTAGTATTAAGCAAGAAATTTTTTTAGCAGCTTTAATTAGTGGAAATCATCTTAAAGAAAGTTGGTTTATTACAACAAGAAAAGCAGATTTTTATGATTTAAAAGGTGATTTAGAACTAATATTAGATGAAATATGTGAATTAGATGATATAGAATTTAGACGTGAAAAAATATTTGGTTTACATCCAGAACAATCTGCATCTATATATTTTCAAGATGATTTAGTTGGAAAAATTGGTGCTATTGATCCAAGATTAGAAAAAAAATTAAATGTGAATAGTTCTACATTTTTATTTGAAATATCATTAAAACATTTTTCTCAAATAAAAAAATTGAAATTTCAGGAGATTTCTAAATTTCCTACAATACGAAGAGATATTGCAATAATAATATCAGAAGATACTGCAGTACATGATGTGATTAAAACATGCAAAAATTTTTTTATAACTACTACTCAGATAGTAGAAATTAATTTATTTGATATATATTCTTATCAAGCATCATCTAATATGAAAAAAAGCTTGGGTATTAGTTTTATTTTTCAAAATAATCAAAGAACTTTAAAAGATAATGAAATTAATTTAATGATAAACAATTGTATAGAAGTATTAGAAGAAAAATTTCAAGTGATTTTAAGGAAATAA
- a CDS encoding integration host factor subunit alpha translates to MVLTKAEISENLFEKLKLTKRDSKIVVESFFEEIRIALEQGEEVKLSGFGNFQIKNKKARPGRNPKTGEDFLITERRVVTFKAGQKLKEKIDNYLIKKI, encoded by the coding sequence ATGGTTCTTACAAAAGCCGAAATTTCAGAAAATTTATTTGAAAAATTAAAGTTAACGAAACGAGATTCTAAAATAGTTGTAGAGTCTTTCTTTGAAGAAATTAGAATAGCTTTAGAACAAGGAGAAGAAGTAAAATTATCTGGTTTTGGAAATTTTCAAATTAAAAATAAAAAAGCTCGTCCTGGTAGAAATCCTAAAACAGGAGAAGATTTTCTTATAACAGAAAGACGAGTAGTTACTTTTAAAGCAGGTCAAAAATTAAAAGAGAAAATTGATAATTATTTAATAAAAAAAATATAA
- the yajC gene encoding preprotein translocase subunit YajC, translated as MSVFIHDANAFVTESSGNSNSLIFMIVIFLLIFYFMLFRPQQKKDKEHKIFMNSLVKGDEVITTSGFLGRINKVTKNGYIFLQLNDTTEVLIKKDFIASSLPKGTLKIL; from the coding sequence ATGAGTGTTTTTATTCATGATGCTAATGCTTTTGTTACTGAATCATCTGGAAACAGTAATTCTTTAATATTTATGATTGTTATATTTTTGTTAATTTTTTATTTTATGTTGTTTCGTCCTCAACAAAAAAAAGATAAAGAACATAAAATTTTTATGAATTCTCTTGTAAAGGGTGATGAAGTTATAACAACTAGTGGTTTTTTAGGACGTATTAATAAAGTTACGAAAAATGGATATATTTTTCTTCAATTAAATGATACTACTGAAGTTTTGATTAAAAAAGATTTTATTGCATCATCACTACCAAAAGGTACATTAAAAATATTGTGA
- the glyS gene encoding glycine--tRNA ligase subunit beta — MKKQTLLIEIGTEELPARLIDQICFNFYNNFVKELNMLNITYKKIAYFSTPRRLALKIQDINTQEKFIEIQKKGPSVINAYDQNGYLTKSAIHWLKHCKINIQETTRLKTNKGEWLLYKKKQKQEKIELLIPKITESALKKIFLIKPMRWEISNQKFFRPIRNIVMLLDNKIILGKIFNINSQRILHNHIAFKEKTIVINNAKDYPTILFTENNIIAEYTIRKQIIIKKIEENAKKVNSFIKTNNILIDEITSLVESPTAFLATFKKKFLKIPPKILEYVIEKQQKCIPLYNSKQNILSYFIFVSNINPAKPKKIITGNEKVMHARLADINFFLNNDRKTSLENHLISLKQVLFQNDLGSLYDKTFRLKYLIKWISQYNFSNIEDAMRAAMLSKCDLVTNIVCEFPDLQGTIGMYYALENQEKKDIALALEEQYLPCFSGDKLPKSSIGCALSISDKMDTLSGMFHIGNIPSSNKDPFALRRLAIGILRIIIEKNIPLDLKKLISQSLLLYDNKYINHSDLSDQIFTFFISRLFYWYQELGYSVNIIKSVLSYELTQPIDIHARIKAITFFQKSKYLETIILFIKRIINILEKEKKILSGNINIKLMKQEEEIILFNKIHDFNNHTKTLFLEKKYKDILFKIKDFEKPIYNFFEKVKIYHSDAHICLNRLLLLNYLKKIFFKITNFSHLY; from the coding sequence ATGAAAAAACAAACATTATTAATTGAAATTGGTACTGAAGAATTACCTGCTAGATTAATTGATCAAATATGCTTTAATTTTTATAACAATTTTGTTAAAGAACTTAACATGCTTAACATTACATATAAAAAAATTGCATATTTTTCTACTCCAAGAAGACTTGCATTAAAAATTCAAGATATTAATACACAAGAAAAATTTATTGAAATACAAAAAAAAGGTCCATCTGTAATAAATGCTTATGATCAAAATGGATATTTAACTAAATCAGCAATTCATTGGTTGAAACATTGCAAAATTAATATACAAGAAACTACACGTTTAAAAACTAATAAAGGAGAATGGTTGTTATATAAAAAAAAACAAAAACAAGAAAAAATAGAACTTTTAATACCTAAAATAACTGAATCAGCACTTAAAAAAATTTTTTTAATTAAACCAATGAGATGGGAAATAAGTAATCAGAAATTTTTTCGACCTATTCGTAATATTGTTATGTTATTAGATAATAAGATTATCTTAGGAAAAATATTTAATATTAATTCTCAAAGAATTCTGCATAATCATATCGCTTTTAAAGAAAAAACAATAGTAATTAATAATGCTAAAGATTATCCTACTATTCTTTTTACAGAAAATAATATTATCGCTGAATATACAATCCGAAAACAAATAATTATAAAAAAAATTGAAGAAAATGCAAAAAAAGTTAATAGTTTTATAAAAACTAATAATATTTTGATCGATGAAATAACTTCTTTAGTAGAATCACCTACAGCATTTTTAGCTACTTTTAAAAAGAAATTTCTTAAAATACCTCCTAAAATACTTGAATATGTTATAGAAAAACAACAAAAATGCATTCCTTTATATAATTCTAAACAAAATATTCTATCATATTTTATTTTTGTCTCGAATATTAATCCTGCTAAACCCAAAAAAATTATTACAGGAAATGAAAAAGTTATGCATGCTAGACTTGCAGATATTAATTTTTTTCTTAATAATGATCGAAAAACCTCGTTAGAAAATCATCTTATTTCGTTAAAGCAAGTTTTATTTCAAAACGATCTTGGTTCGTTATATGACAAAACATTTCGTCTTAAATATCTCATAAAATGGATTTCTCAGTATAATTTTAGTAATATAGAAGATGCAATGAGAGCAGCGATGTTATCAAAATGTGATCTTGTAACAAATATTGTATGTGAATTTCCTGACTTACAAGGTACTATAGGTATGTATTATGCTTTAGAAAATCAAGAAAAAAAGGATATTGCTTTAGCTCTTGAAGAACAATATCTACCATGTTTTTCAGGTGATAAACTTCCAAAAAGTTCTATAGGTTGTGCATTATCTATCTCTGACAAAATGGATACTTTATCAGGAATGTTTCATATAGGTAATATTCCCAGTTCAAATAAAGATCCATTTGCATTAAGACGTTTAGCTATTGGAATACTACGTATTATTATAGAAAAAAATATACCTTTAGATTTAAAAAAATTAATTTCTCAAAGTCTTTTGTTATATGATAATAAATATATTAATCATTCAGATTTATCTGATCAAATATTTACATTTTTTATATCTAGATTATTTTACTGGTATCAAGAACTAGGATATAGCGTAAATATTATTAAATCAGTATTATCATATGAATTAACACAACCTATAGACATTCATGCAAGAATAAAAGCAATAACTTTTTTTCAAAAATCAAAATATTTAGAAACAATAATATTGTTTATTAAAAGAATAATAAATATTTTAGAAAAAGAAAAAAAAATACTTTCAGGTAACATAAATATCAAACTAATGAAACAAGAAGAAGAAATTATCTTATTCAATAAGATACATGATTTTAATAATCATACAAAAACTCTATTTTTAGAAAAAAAATACAAAGATATTTTGTTTAAAATTAAAGATTTTGAAAAACCTATATATAATTTTTTTGAAAAAGTTAAAATATATCACTCTGATGCTCATATATGTTTAAATCGATTACTATTATTAAACTATTTAAAAAAAATTTTTTTTAAAATAACAAACTTTTCTCATTTATATTAA
- the glyQ gene encoding glycine--tRNA ligase subunit alpha, producing the protein MKHNHNNFYNLIETLQKYWLKQGCTIFQPLDLPIGAGTFHKATFLGTIGPEPINAAYIQACRRPTDGRYGENPNRLQYYYQFQVIIKPPLDNIQNIYLNSLNLLNINEKKNDIRFVEDNWENPTLGAWGIGWEVWLNGMEITQFTYFQQVGGIECNPVTVEITYGLERIAMHMQNKSNVYDLIWNKHKDQKITYGDLFQDNEIEHSEYNFQFSDINFLFNVFEKYLSEAKKLINLKKPLLLVSYEQILQANHIFNLLDARNVISSNERQNYILRIRKLTTQIAKIYLYKREKLGFPLCSNKREK; encoded by the coding sequence ATGAAACATAATCATAATAATTTTTATAATTTAATTGAAACATTGCAAAAATACTGGTTAAAACAAGGATGTACTATTTTTCAACCATTAGATCTTCCAATTGGAGCTGGAACATTTCATAAAGCAACTTTTCTCGGTACAATTGGACCAGAACCAATTAATGCAGCATATATTCAAGCTTGTCGTAGACCTACAGATGGAAGGTATGGAGAAAATCCTAATCGATTACAATATTATTATCAATTTCAAGTAATTATTAAACCTCCTTTAGATAATATTCAAAATATTTATTTAAATTCGTTAAATCTATTAAACATTAATGAAAAAAAAAATGATATACGTTTTGTAGAAGATAACTGGGAAAATCCTACATTAGGTGCATGGGGAATCGGTTGGGAAGTCTGGTTGAATGGAATGGAAATTACTCAATTCACGTATTTTCAACAAGTAGGTGGAATAGAATGTAATCCTGTAACTGTTGAAATTACATATGGTTTAGAAAGGATTGCTATGCATATGCAAAATAAATCTAATGTATATGATCTAATTTGGAATAAACATAAAGATCAGAAAATAACTTATGGAGATCTTTTCCAAGATAATGAAATAGAACACTCAGAATATAATTTTCAGTTTTCTGATATTAATTTTTTATTTAATGTTTTTGAAAAATATTTATCTGAAGCAAAAAAATTAATTAATTTAAAAAAACCACTATTATTAGTATCATATGAACAAATATTACAAGCTAATCATATTTTTAATTTATTAGATGCAAGAAATGTGATCTCTTCTAATGAAAGACAAAATTATATTTTACGCATTCGCAAATTAACCACTCAAATTGCAAAAATATACTTATATAAAAGAGAAAAATTAGGCTTTCCATTATGCAGTAATAAAAGAGAAAAATAA
- the nfo gene encoding deoxyribonuclease IV gives MNYIGAHISSAGGLEKTILRAFQINATAFSFFTKNQLQWFSPPLIQEKIDAFKNLCIKYQFTSKQILPHSSYLMNLGHPINEKLKKSQDLFLNEMMRCNQLGLMFLNFHPGSHLNQITEINCLSRISDSINIVLEKTQNVIAVLENTAGQGTNVGYCFEHLAEIIKNVENKSRIGVCIDTCHLFASGYDLRTKEDCKNTFKKFNDIIGLKYLKGMHLNDSKKPFNSRIDRHESLGLGEIGKLVFTWIMNNKNFHNIPMILETINPKIWKEEISWLRSQKYN, from the coding sequence ATGAACTATATCGGCGCACATATTAGTTCTGCTGGTGGTTTAGAAAAAACAATTTTACGTGCTTTTCAAATTAACGCAACAGCTTTTTCTTTTTTTACTAAAAATCAACTTCAATGGTTTTCTCCACCATTAATTCAAGAAAAAATTGATGCTTTTAAAAATTTATGTATAAAATATCAATTTACATCTAAACAGATTTTACCTCATAGTAGTTATTTGATGAATTTAGGTCATCCGATTAATGAAAAATTAAAAAAATCTCAAGATCTTTTTCTAAATGAAATGATGCGTTGTAATCAACTAGGTTTAATGTTTTTAAATTTTCATCCAGGCAGTCATTTAAATCAAATTACTGAAATTAACTGCTTATCAAGAATTTCTGATTCTATTAATATTGTATTAGAAAAAACTCAAAATGTTATAGCAGTTTTAGAAAATACTGCAGGACAAGGAACAAATGTAGGATATTGTTTTGAACATTTAGCAGAGATTATTAAAAATGTTGAAAATAAATCTAGAATAGGAGTATGTATTGATACATGTCATTTATTTGCATCAGGATATGATTTACGAACTAAAGAAGATTGTAAAAATACTTTTAAAAAGTTTAATGATATAATAGGATTGAAATATTTAAAAGGCATGCATTTAAATGATTCTAAAAAACCATTTAATAGTCGTATTGATCGCCATGAAAGTTTAGGTTTAGGAGAAATAGGAAAATTAGTTTTTACTTGGATTATGAACAATAAGAATTTTCATAATATTCCAATGATTTTAGAAACTATTAATCCTAAAATATGGAAAGAGGAAATCTCTTGGTTAAGATCGCAAAAATATAATTAA
- the rplY gene encoding 50S ribosomal protein L25 yields MLKLQAEQRKEKGTSFSRKLRINNKFPGILYGINKNSILLILDHNSVFNLQKKSEFYQENLLLLIDNETYTVKVHNIQRHVFKSKLLHIDFIYA; encoded by the coding sequence ATGTTAAAGCTTCAAGCTGAACAAAGAAAAGAGAAAGGTACAAGTTTTAGTAGAAAATTAAGAATTAATAACAAATTCCCTGGAATTTTATATGGAATTAATAAAAATAGTATTTTACTAATATTAGATCATAATTCTGTTTTTAATTTACAAAAAAAATCAGAGTTTTATCAAGAAAATCTTTTGTTATTAATTGATAATGAAACATATACAGTAAAAGTTCATAATATTCAAAGACATGTATTTAAATCAAAATTATTACATATTGATTTTATATATGCTTAA
- a CDS encoding DedA family protein, with translation MESWIEFFITQSLTYSLLLVGIVSFLESLALVGLLLPGIILMTTLGTFIGDGRLLFYPAWIAGTIGCLLGDWISYYIGLYFKNCLTNFYFLKNNQILVKKIKSVLHKHSIIAIILGRFIGPTRPLMPMMCGMLKLSLNKFFLPSIIGCILWPPIYFFPGIVTGITINIPQNSENNYFKWFLLTIAILIWIGIWLLSKWWKIRKINKRNSSFFNKNKIGFLALFAIISGIIGLIAIQFHPTMLIFRKIFFTILLGS, from the coding sequence ATGGAATCTTGGATAGAATTTTTTATAACACAATCTTTAACATATTCTCTTCTATTAGTTGGTATAGTTTCTTTTTTAGAATCTCTTGCTCTAGTAGGACTGTTACTACCTGGTATCATTTTAATGACTACATTAGGTACATTCATAGGTGATGGAAGATTATTATTTTATCCTGCTTGGATCGCTGGGACAATTGGTTGTCTACTTGGAGATTGGATTTCATACTATATTGGATTATATTTTAAGAACTGTCTTACCAACTTCTATTTTTTAAAAAATAATCAAATATTAGTTAAAAAAATTAAATCTGTATTACACAAACATAGTATAATTGCTATTATTCTTGGAAGATTTATCGGACCAACCAGACCATTAATGCCAATGATGTGTGGTATGCTTAAATTATCATTAAATAAATTTTTTTTACCAAGTATTATTGGATGTATACTTTGGCCTCCGATATATTTTTTTCCTGGTATAGTAACAGGAATTACTATTAATATACCACAAAATTCAGAAAATAATTATTTTAAATGGTTTTTGCTGACTATTGCAATACTAATATGGATTGGAATATGGCTATTATCAAAATGGTGGAAAATAAGAAAAATTAATAAAAGAAATTCTTCTTTTTTCAACAAGAATAAAATCGGATTTTTAGCATTATTTGCAATAATATCTGGGATTATAGGTTTAATCGCTATACAATTTCATCCTACAATGTTAATTTTCAGAAAGATCTTTTTTACTATATTATTAGGATCATGA
- the rsmA gene encoding 16S rRNA (adenine(1518)-N(6)/adenine(1519)-N(6))-dimethyltransferase RsmA: MTQKKYKNIFPIKKFGQNFLINQKIVQSIITIINPKKKQILLEIGPGLGALTKPICRFLEKLIVIEIDPNILFFLKKELFYPKLIVFCQDALKFDYKYIFNQNNKLIRIFGNLPYNISTLLITHLFQNINIIQDMNFMLQREVAERLVAVPGNKNYCRLSIIAQYYCNIKILLYIQPENFYPIPKVHSVFVNLTPHIHSPYFVYDINLLSSITKNAFQNRRKILRHSLKIFFSEKDLVQLEINPNLRAENISIIKYCQLANNLYKKIKYSSKTNFDYSKDSKI, from the coding sequence ATGACACAAAAAAAATATAAAAATATATTTCCTATTAAAAAATTCGGACAAAATTTTCTCATAAATCAAAAAATTGTACAAAGTATTATTACAATTATTAATCCCAAGAAAAAACAAATATTATTAGAAATTGGTCCGGGTTTAGGTGCATTAACAAAGCCAATATGTAGATTTTTAGAAAAATTAATTGTTATTGAAATAGATCCTAATATATTATTTTTTTTAAAAAAAGAGTTGTTTTATCCTAAATTAATAGTTTTTTGCCAAGATGCCTTAAAATTTGATTATAAATATATATTTAATCAAAACAATAAATTAATTCGTATTTTTGGAAATTTGCCATATAATATTTCTACACTTTTAATAACACATTTATTTCAAAATATTAATATTATTCAAGATATGAATTTTATGCTGCAAAGAGAAGTTGCTGAAAGATTGGTTGCTGTACCAGGAAATAAAAACTATTGTCGTTTAAGTATTATAGCTCAATATTATTGTAATATTAAAATATTATTATATATTCAACCTGAAAATTTTTATCCTATTCCTAAAGTCCATTCTGTGTTTGTTAACTTAACTCCTCATATTCATTCTCCTTATTTTGTTTATGATATTAATTTATTAAGTAGTATTACAAAAAATGCTTTCCAAAATAGAAGAAAAATATTACGTCACAGTTTAAAAATATTTTTTTCTGAAAAAGATTTAGTGCAATTAGAAATTAATCCTAATTTAAGAGCTGAAAATATTTCTATTATTAAATATTGTCAATTAGCTAATAATTTATATAAAAAAATAAAATATTCTTCAAAAACTAATTTTGATTATAGTAAGGACAGTAAAATATGA